The genomic DNA tggtttatttgattacatgatgttaattaaaatatcaatatctatctatctatctatctatctatctatatatatatatatatatatatatatatatatatatatatatatatatatatatatatatatatatatatatatatatatatatctcaatcctaaaattctaggtgttggAAAACTGTAGAAAAACAGCAGTGGTACTTTGTAGTTTCGTAAAGGCTGTCTCCCAGTTAAATCATTATCCAGTCTCCGGTCTAACTGACCAGAAAGCAATGCCTTCCTTGCTAGATCAGTTTTGACCTAGAGGTTTGGAAATGTCATGTAAAGCAATGCAAGGATTCTTTGAATAAAGCCAAAGCAGCCTACTTTTCTAATGATAAAAACAGTCCTGCTACTCTGTTCAGTACAATTGATAAAGTTCTAAATCCAAAATTGGTCACTATGCAAAATGTAAACACCACTACTCAGTGTAACACATTACTGTGCTTTTCATTGACAATTTGAGCACGGTTATTACCGGCTGATTTGTCTCCCCTCCCACTTTACATCTGCTACAGGCTATTTTAAATCTGGACAATTACTGATTACTTTCAAAACGGTTTCTAATGGCGATATTGAAGGTAGTCTCGAAGCTCCATTCTACTTCACGTGGTTTAGACCCTTGGCTCAAGTGTCTCTCAGTCCTTGGTCCTGTCTTAACTAACATAGTGAATTCCTATGCAGGTGAGACCTCTTCTTAAGAAACAAGATCTCTCCTCTGTGGTGTTAGGAAACTACCGTCCTATTTTCAACATGACATCGATGGCAATAGTAATTGAAAAAGTTGTTCAACTTCATGACCGCCTCAGCAGTATTGGTTTGATGGAAAAATTTCAATCTGGTTTTCGTTCTGGTCCCAGTATTAAGACTGCTTTATTAAGGGTTTGCAATGATCTTGATATGCATGCAGACTCCGGAATACTTTCAAATCTTGTTTTGTTAGATCGCTCTGCAGCATTTGAGCAGCATTGATCATGAGATTCTGTTAAATTGCCCGCAGTCTTGTATTAATCATTCTGGGAAAGTTCTAGATTGGTTTGTTTCCTAGCAATCTCATCATTACCAGTTTATCTCACTGGGCAACTGCAACTCTGAAATAGGTACGGTACAGTTTGGCATTCCTCAGGGCTCTGTTTTGGTCCCTTTGCTGTTCAGTGTATATGTGTTACCTCTTGGGGACAATATTAGAAAATACAATCTTGACTCAtttttatgctgatgacacaGAAATGTGTGCATCATTTCCTACGCAGGCAGATATGGCAATAAATACACTTACAGAGTGTTTAACTGAGATCCGATCATGGAGGGCTACGGACTGGTTGAAAATAAACCCAGACGAGGTTTTGTGAATTGGTTCTCAAAGGGGTTTTGACGGAATGTAATCCAATCAGTATTAATTTTGATGGCAAATCCATTTTACCTTCCACTAGAGCGAAGAACCTGGGTGTTACTCTGGACCCTGAGCTTCCTTTTCATTTCTACATTAATTCTGTTATCAGAAttgctttttatcatttgagagaTTTTGCCAAATTAAAATCTGCATTGGATGTGAGGGATTCAGAGATGTTGGTTCATGCATTTATAActtctcatcttgaatattgcagTTCTTTGTTCGTTGGTATATCTGCCACTAAACTCAGAAGGCTTGTTCAGAAAGCAGCTGCCAGATTGCTTTCTCATACTCGTCATCCTCAACACATTACTCCTTACATTGGTTACCAGTGAGCtactgaattgattttaaagttgctgtaataaCTTATAAGACCCTTCATGGATTAGGGCAATcctatctccaagaactactaactctgtATGTTCATAGTtgttctttgagatcagaaaatgctcGACTATAGGAATCCTCTGTGTGCGTGAGCactagtttaaaaatgtgttcgtTCATTTTCACTTCAAACTGCTTAAAGCAGTCAAGGTCACCCTGCTGTATCACTTAGTGATTCCCAATAGCTGATTTTGTAATGATGGATAAAAactgtgcttgtgtttgtgtgtgtgtgtgtgtgtgtgtgtgtgtgtgtgtgtgtgtgtgtgtttcctgtgtGTCTCAGTTTCCTCGTCGCTCCTGGCACGATTCGAATGGCCGCTTGGCGGCCCCTCCAAAGACGTCGATGTGCCGGTCGTCCCAGGGCACCACGTTGCCAGCGCTTGTCTCTTGGCACTCGGCCAAGCTGCGGACTTCCGAGGGGGTCAGGACCCGATCCCACAGGTTAAACTGGGCCAACTCCCCCACCAGAGCCTGCGTGGCATCGAACCGCCCTCCCAGTGTGTCCTGCAATACAATGAACAACATTCAATCAACACCCAGCACAACGGACATCATCCAATCAACACCCTGCACACCGATCAACATCCAATCAACACCCAGTAAAACGGACATCATCCAATCATCACCCAGTACAACGGACATCATCCAATCAACACCCAGTAAAACGGATATCATCCAATCAACCTCCAGCACAACGATCAACATCCAATCAACACCCAGCACAATGGACCTCATCTAATCAACACCCAGCAAGCATAACAGGCATCACCCAATAAATTGTCCCATATTAAAAgcacaaagtgtaataaagcacagtgaaagctaaagcacaggaaagcgttgcaaagcacagagaggtatggtaatgtataagtaagcactgtaaagcacagagaggtctgataaagcatagggaagcattgtgaagcacagagaggtccggtaaCGCGTAGTGaaggattgtaaagcacagagaggtatagcacagcacagagatgtatggtaaagcataaataagcattataaagcacagaggtatagtaacacatagggaagcattgtaaagcacagagacgtaTGGCAAAGCATAGTAAAAAACAAACCACGATAAACTAACCCATTATAAATGTGTCCCATAGTAACAGCACAGCGCAGTGAAAGCTTGGTATAGCAGGTGGAACTCCCTTTGAATGTGCTGCCTACCTGCTCCTGCCCCAGGATCAGGACCCCCCCTGCTCTGATGGGGTGCCAGGCTGCCAGGTTGTCTCCGCGCCCCCTCAACTCCCCGTCCTGGTAGGCATGCCACTCCCCGTCCCGCAGTGTCCAGGTGACGCACACGTGGTGCCAGCGGGATTTGGTCAGCTGGAGAGGGAGCTGGGCcacctgcaacacaaaacataatGTATTATCAGTTACATCCCCACTGGAACCCAACACTGCACAgtacaacacaacacataacGTATTATCAATTACATCCCGGTtagaacacagcacagcacagcacagttgtGCCGTTTTTGAAATCACAGAGCACCAGACAtgctcaaatacattttaattagggcttctgctttttgggttttgttcatttttcggtgcttattttgagctattttcgatttttttatgtaaatcgttttcttcgtggctttcgtttttgatatactgtatgaaattagtgtttttggttactttccaaaatgcttgagcgtttttttttttgtgtcaaaatatgtacagttgcACACTTAatttgtaccttctttcctttgctgtcttccccAACAAAATGACTACGGTCACGGGTAtattcttctgggggttttgtgtgtagacatttttgtacatttcgccacaattctgttttaaatcctccctgtcttaactgtaatgcagctttaaatcctgctaacaaggcCTCCATCCTGATCAGGGGGTGTTTTAtcgtgttttatcagttaaaaccgaaaatctgaaaattatttttaaaagcggCAACTATTCAATCTCGACTCGCATTAGTTGGTCTTCCCCTAGTAATTATCAAGTGTATCTCTCTATCACCCCACTAGAGGAGAGTATTGTGTTAGCAAGGAATGACCCTTGTTGGCCAAATGGTCTTTTCTCGTTACCTTGTCGTTAATGAGCAGCTCCACTGGGTTATGGACGCCCTGCAGCAGCACGATCTCATTGGCCTGTCCTGGGACGGAGTAGGAGAAGGGGGTCCCAATCCCCGAGGAGGAGTGTGAGGACACCCACAGGCACGCTGAGAAGGAGTGGAGCTCCGGAATGCTGCGTCGAACCCGCGCGTACATGTAGTCAGTGCGGACTGGGAAAGAGAGCTTGTACCCTTCTGGGAGATTGTATTCTGAGagacctagagagagagagagagaaagagagatattATATCAATGTTGTGGTCATTGTCGGTCCTATGTCAGTGTAGGGTCCATACCTTGCTCTAGCTCTGTGACTCTTTGGTGCAGAGAGTTCATTCCCTGGTCGATCTCATGTCTGTTGCGCTCTGTCTCCTTCAGCACTGTGGACCTCTGTTTCTCCAGCTGGCTCATCTTCAGCTGCAGCTGGTCTTCGAGGTCCTCTACCTTCCACTGCAGAGAGTCTCCCTGTACCCAGGGGGTGCCAGAGGCAGGGGTGCTGTTCCCTAGATCTGtctgcagagaaagagagagggggattTTGAGATCCTCTTTACTTCCAATGGTGAACGACTGGGACAGGATGTTAGTTTGTGAttttacagtgccgagaaaaagtttgtgaaccccaatgataattatggaaattccatagttttaccatgatagccttcttgaatcaaaaacttttcttaaatatccaatagggtttataatAACCAATTCACAATGTATGAATttgacaaacaatgagtaattaagactcagagtatgtgaaaaagtaagtgaacaccTGGTTTTATCGGCTCAATTAAGGAGATAATTAGataaagtgtttaaataattaggtagatcttcaggggtgggTTTGGGAGGCCTCACACTAtctaaagatcagaaactttgtgaatttggtcttcaccatacacgtcatgccacgatcaaaataaatctctgaggaccacAGAAAAACAGCTATTGATGCTCACCactctagaaagggttacaaaaccatttctaagaatTTGGGTCTCCAGCAATCCACTgttagtctacaaatggagaaagttcaagaccacagtcactctacccaggagtggtcgtcctaccaaaatctctccaagaacaaacaggaaaatcatcaaggaagtcacaaagaaccccagagtaacatccagcCACTCTTGCCttctaatgtgagtgttcatgactcatatatcagaaaaagactgaacaagaatggtgttcatggaaggatagccaggaggaaaccaccgctctctaaaaagaacattgctgcccgtctgaagttcgccaaagagcacatagattatccacaagacttctggaacagtgttctctggacagacgagtcaaaggtggaactttttggcctcaatgaggaacattatgtttggtgaaaactcCAACTGTCAAAAACcaaaacactgcgttcgaacagaagaacagGAGCATACTGAAACAGCATCACATGCGTTTAATTGCAAAATGTCAGAATGTGGAGCAACTATGCCAGTTCAGTGCGATAAGAtcagaaaacagattaaaaatTGCAGTAACAAGGTCACCAAGAAAACCatccaaacatgttttaaaagacatttgtttcttgtaaaaaatcctaaaatagcAACATATTCCTTAAAAAGTACTTGGTTAAGACAATCATTCCATTCCCCTATCAATAGGTAGCGAGATTTAGAATGGTAAAACAACGTTCACATGCATGGGAATCACTTATTTTGTACAGTGCAAATGTAACAATGTTACTACCCAACAAATAGAGGggatatacattttcaaataacagtgataataaaaacaaaatacagcggTCTAAAAATGTACAGCTAGACAGACTGTGGCACTAGAGTGGTCATGCAACAGGTCTGTATTATATTGATCCATTAATAATCAACTATTGCAGTCAAGTACAGTGCAATGGGTACCATTGCATTATGAGCTAATGTGTCGGGTTCTGTCCAAGATTTCCTTTACTGTGAAGTTACATTGCTGGCAATTCTGTGATCATCCTAATTGGTTGTTATTCAAAGGACTAATTAAGAcgcataatgtaaagtgttacccagatTTCATCTGCTCAGAAGACCATTACCTGCTTGCACACTCGCTTATATAATATCGAGATGAGCCTGAATCCTACACtaaaactaaatgtttaagaATTCAATCTTATGGATCACCTTGGCGCTGCTTTAGCAGGTAAGGGGTTAACAGTGTGATCCAGTCATCTGGTGCTTATTCAACTGATCCATCTCTCAGCTATTCCCAAATGTTAGCGGAAAACATTCTGCCGTGATAAATGTGAATTAGTGTTGCCAAAGCGATTAAGTTCTTTCCATCTGTGTCGGTGTCAGGCTGAAACAAGACTCTGGAGTGTGATTACTGTGTTGTAcaagaaagaaaggaagagagaaagaaagaaagagagaaacagTGGAAGGAATAttcatcccattgcagctgccctatacttgtgctaccattgtagtgtaatacagagccattgcagtgccgctgtctgcctgtctctcattgaagatcattgagggtatagtgagcacactggggtcccattctaccagcctcaccccattgcagctgccctatacttgtgctaccattgtagtgtaatacagagccattgcagtgccgctgtctgcctgtctctcattgaagatcattgagggtatagtgagcacactggggtcccaaccagcctcaccccattgcagctgccctatacttgtgctaccattgtagtgtaatacagagccattgcagtgccgctgtctgcctgtctctcattgaagatcattgagggtatagtgagcacactgtggtcccattctaccagcctcaccccattgcagctgccctatacttgtgctaccattgtagtgtaatacagagccattgcagtgccgctgtctgcctgtctctcattgaagatcattgagggtatagtgagcacactggggtcccattctaccagcctacacccctgccctatacttgtgctaccattgtagtgtaataccattgcagctgccctatacttgtgctaccattgtagtgtaatacagagccattgcagtgagTCATCTGCGTTATTGAGGTGAGAATGAGGGAGAGGAGGTGGCATGAAACATTAAACGGGTATTACTGGTATAACTATATtaatatacagaaatatattttaaataaatagcaataggACCATAGCGGATGTATTTAAAGgcaactgtattttaaatgaagtcTTTCTCTCACGCTCCCGAAGCATCCTTTCCCTTCTTGTAGCTTTTCCCTCCTGCTCTTTTGTCCTGTGATACACTGTGGGACCTTCTAATGACATGCATTTGACTCtcacacaccctgctaataagatCTGTCACTGCAGGAGATTGCAACACACAACCGTCCTCCATAAACCATACCCTAATGAGGACTGTGCACTTCTCAGTAATTcccacaagcttgcctttacattgagAACTCACACAATCCAGATAGaaggaaaagaaaatacacaggcaAAGCATAGGAACACATTAATTAAATAGGAAAATATTACAGAGCAACACATTTATCTCTTAACTGTCACTTTTCCATCCttcccctccttctctctctctctctctctctctctctctctctctctctctctctctctctctctctctctctctctctctctctctccccctcctctctctctctctctctctctctctctctctctctctctctctctctctctctctctctctctctctctctctctctctctctctctctctctctctctctctctctctctctctctctctctctctctctctctctctctctctctctctctctctctctctctctctctctctctctctctctctctctctctctctctctctctctctctctctctctctctttctctcctctcctggtTTTAGTCAGGTGCTCTGGGTTTATGATAAATGCTTCACACTGCGGCTCTCTGGGGCTAATGACtttacagcagcagcactgtAGTCTTACCCAGTGCTGCACACACCAGAGCTCAGAGTCCTGCTTTCAGGGTgtaattttgtactgtttttttctgtagGAAATGTACACAGAATAGCGGTAATCAGATGCTAGTTGATTATTCTCTTACCCCCAGAAGTTTCCAGACCATATTACAGTATCATTATACAGCCAAATATTGGATAGGTACAGATGGCCCAAAGTTTTgtattaccctatagaattaactaattgacacttgctgaataatgttacattgatatattgaattaaataccgctttgttgtttttcatattaacatttcaaaatctaatatgaaacactgtactatGAGAGGCACCATACACAGTATTGCTGTTActcaaagctgtttactgtgCTTtgagttgctcttcagttctagctgtctGCTATAGACACTTATactgtaggctagatcagcctaTGTGTTTTTGTAATCTCCAGCACCATCTGGTGCACAGCTAGGGTATTGCCAGCAACATAAAAATATCATCTGTTAGTTTCattatttatcatatatatatatatatatatatatatatatatattctgctctttccactgtatttaatgcatataTATTATGCTGCtatattctgctctttccactgtatttaatactaTTTcatattctgctgctatcctgtattctgctctttccactgtatttaatgcactatttcatgtattctgctgctatcctgtattctgctctttccactgtatttaatgcactatttcatgtattctgctgctatcctgtattctgctctttccactgtatttaatgcactatttcatgtattatgctgctctttccactatttaatgtatttcatgctctttccactgtatttaatgcactatttcatgtattatgctgctatcatgtattctgctctttccactgtatttaatgcactatttcatgtattatgctgctatcctgtattctgctctttccactgtatttaatgcactatttcatgtattctgctgctatcctgtattctgctctttccactgtatttaatgcactatttcatgtattatgctgctatcctgtattctgctctttccactgtatttaatgcactatttcatgtattatgctgctatcctgtattctgctctttccactgtatttaatgcactatttcatgtattatgctgctatcctgtattctgctctttccactgtatttaatgcactatttcatgtattctgctctttccactgtatttaatgcactatttcatgtattatgctgctatcctgtattctgctctttccactgtatttaatgcactatttcatgtattatgctgctatcctgtattatgtactttccactgtatatcatgtattatgcatttctctatttgaagtattattgattttcttgtatttactgcattgtaaagcgctttgtgatggtgttccactatgaaaggcgctatatattaaaagaataataataatttgattaattgattcatttggaattacatttttcctttttttcagtttgaaagtatatggaaaacgacAGAGctctatgtaattcaatatgtaacattattcagcaggtgtcattcgactttatgaatcTAAATGAGTTAATTCTTTCCGGTGATGAACAAAATTATCATTGGCTTTACATGCTATGCtatttcaaaatacaataaaataacagaatTTGAACTAA from Polyodon spathula isolate WHYD16114869_AA unplaced genomic scaffold, ASM1765450v1 scaffolds_1220, whole genome shotgun sequence includes the following:
- the nptxrb gene encoding neuronal pentraxin receptor b; translation: MLFARQKLSLLNSTPVYLSRTGFKYRAVTLKFLAVLLAAGMLAFLGAIVCIIVSVQPGASGAPQQLATDNDSLSSEAARQPLSPGAAHGGAAAEAGPLGALHGPEDGGGDRGLGLALESSTFTGLSGGQTQQFTFSRMICTPIPADKCKPNAKSNEQQADDPFLYAGEDQGYLRSAADQLRQTMMLQKDQILRDQETISELTGKLGECETGLEERSVGGKGAVLWGPRRDTARMAGDQAPQSGSQSHTARAVEELEHAIHNLKERIEKLETDLGNSTPASGTPWVQGDSLQWKVEDLEDQLQLKMSQLEKQRSTVLKETERNRHEIDQGMNSLHQRVTELEQGLSEYNLPEGYKLSFPVRTDYMYARVRRSIPELHSFSACLWVSSHSSSGIGTPFSYSVPGQANEIVLLQGVHNPVELLINDKVAQLPLQLTKSRWHHVCVTWTLRDGEWHAYQDGELRGRGDNLAAWHPIRAGGVLILGQEQDTLGGRFDATQALVGELAQFNLWDRVLTPSEVRSLAECQETSAGNVVPWDDRHIDVFGGAAKRPFESCQERRGN